A genomic window from Hominilimicola fabiformis includes:
- a CDS encoding glycosyl hydrolase: MKTANAPLFKDPIHNGAADPVVIYNEETGTHYMLYTARRADVEEEGVMWVHGTDIGIAESKDNGNSWEYIGICKGLEYGEGKNTYWAPEVIRFGELYHMYVSYVPGIPADWNHPRYILHYTSKNLIDWNFESKLNLSSEKIIDACVFRLPDGIFRMWYKDERNGSHTYFADSKDLYNWEVKDCAADDVPHEGANVFEFGGKYWLITDCWSGLDVYYSDDLTTWTKQSGRILDVGGTREDDGVIANHADVYVTDNNAYIFYFTHPDRQKNMLENNIGNERRTSIQVAELEVKDGVLVCDRNKDISVKLK; encoded by the coding sequence ATGAAAACAGCAAACGCACCATTGTTTAAAGACCCTATTCATAACGGAGCCGCTGACCCTGTCGTTATATATAATGAAGAAACAGGCACTCATTATATGCTTTACACCGCAAGACGTGCAGACGTTGAAGAAGAAGGCGTAATGTGGGTACACGGTACTGATATAGGAATTGCGGAAAGTAAAGACAACGGTAATTCATGGGAATATATAGGTATATGCAAAGGCCTTGAATACGGCGAAGGCAAAAATACATATTGGGCACCGGAGGTTATACGTTTCGGCGAGCTTTATCATATGTATGTAAGCTATGTTCCGGGAATTCCTGCCGACTGGAATCACCCGCGTTACATTCTTCACTACACCTCAAAAAATTTAATTGATTGGAATTTTGAAAGCAAGCTTAACCTTTCATCAGAAAAGATTATTGACGCTTGTGTATTCAGGCTACCAGACGGTATTTTCAGAATGTGGTACAAGGACGAGCGGAACGGCTCTCATACATATTTTGCCGACAGCAAGGACTTATATAATTGGGAAGTTAAAGACTGTGCCGCCGATGATGTTCCGCACGAGGGCGCTAATGTATTTGAATTTGGCGGTAAGTATTGGCTTATAACCGACTGTTGGAGCGGTTTGGACGTCTATTATTCGGACGACCTTACGACTTGGACAAAGCAAAGCGGTCGTATTCTTGACGTAGGCGGTACAAGAGAAGATGACGGAGTTATCGCAAATCACGCCGATGTATATGTAACTGACAACAACGCATATATTTTCTACTTCACTCACCCTGACAGACAAAAAAATATGCTTGAAAATAATATCGGAAACGAACGCAGAACGTCAATTCAAGTTGCCGAACTTGAAGTTAAAGACGGTGTTTTGGTATGTGACAGAAATAAGGATATATCGGTTAAACTTAAATAA
- a CDS encoding DNA-deoxyinosine glycosylase yields the protein MEFHTIEPIYDKNSKILILGSFPSVKSREANFFYGHPQNRFWKVLANVMNDVCPGTTEEKKAFLIKHNIAVWDVIASCDIEGSSDSSIKNVTPNDLRRILQTAEIKKIFTNGNTAYKLFVKYNSDLNAVKLPSTSPANAMFSLEKLIESWRVLKDFT from the coding sequence ATGGAATTTCATACAATAGAACCCATATACGATAAAAATTCAAAAATACTTATACTCGGCAGTTTCCCGTCTGTAAAATCACGTGAAGCAAACTTTTTCTACGGTCATCCGCAGAACAGGTTTTGGAAGGTGCTTGCGAATGTTATGAATGACGTCTGTCCGGGCACGACAGAGGAGAAAAAAGCATTTTTGATAAAACATAATATTGCGGTTTGGGATGTTATTGCAAGCTGTGACATAGAAGGTTCGTCCGACAGCTCTATAAAAAATGTTACGCCGAATGATTTAAGACGGATTTTACAAACGGCTGAAATTAAAAAAATCTTTACAAACGGAAATACCGCGTATAAATTGTTTGTAAAATACAATTCTGACTTAAATGCGGTAAAACTGCCGTCTACAAGCCCTGCAAACGCAATGTTTTCGCTTGAAAAATTAATCGAAAGCTGGCGAGTTTTAAAAGATTTTACATAA
- a CDS encoding Na/Pi cotransporter family protein, producing the protein MNIFGLFSLFGGLAMFLYGMNVMGSGLEKLGGGKFEQILEKLTSNPIKGVVLGAAVTAVIQSSSATTVMVVGFVNSGIMKLGQAIGIIMGANIGTTVTSWILSLSGIQGDSFWIQLCKPANFTPVLALIGIVFTMAAKSDSKKNIGNILLGFAVLMFGMETMSAAVEPLKDVEAFTNILTMFQNPILGVLAGAVLTAVIQSSSASVGILQALSSTGKITFGAAIPIIMGQNIGTCVTALISCIGASKNAKRAAMVHLYFNIIGTVLFLVLFYAANAIFNFAFVSDSVTPFNIAIVHTIFNVVATAVLLPFNKLLEKLARMTIKEGAEESTFGLLDERFLQTPSFAVEQCMTLATNMAYMVKESFTMAQECVAKYSESIDRKIIETENLADEYEDALGAYLVKLSAKSLNESDSQKVSILLHAISDFEKMTDYTADLVFTAREKRDKDVHFSDKARQEITIMVNAVGEIIDLTISAFSKDDVKLANKVEPLEDVIDRLRNDLKNRHIKRMQEGRCSVNQGFVFTDYITALEKISDHCANVAAAIIELNDENYDVHHVMSNRRNNPEYKELCVEFGKKYILPFSVSSEVE; encoded by the coding sequence ATGAACATTTTTGGCTTATTTTCATTGTTCGGAGGACTGGCGATGTTCCTTTACGGAATGAACGTAATGGGCAGCGGTCTTGAAAAGCTTGGCGGCGGTAAGTTTGAACAGATACTTGAAAAACTTACGTCAAATCCTATAAAAGGTGTTGTTTTGGGTGCTGCAGTTACGGCGGTTATACAGTCATCTTCAGCTACTACGGTTATGGTTGTAGGTTTTGTAAACTCAGGCATTATGAAACTCGGACAGGCTATAGGTATTATAATGGGTGCAAATATCGGTACGACTGTTACATCATGGATATTGAGCCTTTCCGGTATACAGGGGGACAGCTTTTGGATTCAACTCTGTAAGCCGGCTAACTTTACTCCGGTTTTAGCACTTATCGGTATTGTATTTACAATGGCTGCAAAGAGCGACTCTAAGAAGAATATCGGTAACATACTTCTTGGTTTTGCGGTACTTATGTTCGGTATGGAAACAATGTCGGCGGCTGTTGAGCCTTTAAAAGATGTTGAGGCATTTACAAACATACTTACAATGTTCCAAAATCCTATTTTAGGTGTGCTTGCAGGTGCTGTTTTAACGGCTGTTATACAATCGTCATCTGCATCTGTCGGTATACTTCAGGCACTTTCTTCTACGGGTAAAATAACGTTCGGTGCGGCAATTCCTATAATTATGGGACAAAATATAGGTACTTGTGTGACTGCACTTATATCATGTATCGGTGCAAGCAAAAACGCAAAACGTGCCGCAATGGTGCATTTGTATTTCAATATTATAGGTACGGTTTTATTCCTTGTATTATTCTATGCGGCAAATGCAATCTTCAATTTTGCATTTGTAAGCGATTCTGTTACACCGTTTAATATCGCAATAGTTCATACGATATTCAATGTTGTTGCAACGGCTGTATTGTTGCCGTTTAACAAGTTACTTGAAAAACTGGCAAGAATGACAATTAAAGAGGGTGCGGAAGAAAGCACATTCGGTTTGCTTGACGAAAGATTTTTACAAACTCCGTCATTCGCTGTTGAACAATGTATGACGCTTGCTACAAATATGGCATATATGGTAAAAGAGAGCTTTACCATGGCACAGGAATGTGTTGCAAAGTATTCAGAGTCGATAGATAGGAAAATTATAGAAACAGAAAATCTTGCCGATGAATATGAGGACGCACTCGGTGCATATCTTGTAAAGCTTTCGGCAAAGAGCTTGAATGAGTCGGATTCGCAGAAAGTTTCAATACTTCTTCACGCAATATCAGATTTTGAGAAAATGACGGACTATACCGCCGATTTGGTATTTACAGCGAGAGAAAAACGTGATAAAGACGTTCATTTCTCCGACAAGGCAAGACAGGAAATCACTATAATGGTTAATGCCGTCGGTGAAATTATCGACCTTACAATCAGTGCATTTTCAAAGGACGATGTTAAACTTGCTAATAAAGTTGAGCCTTTGGAGGACGTTATCGACAGACTTAGAAATGACCTTAAAAACCGTCATATAAAGCGTATGCAAGAGGGCAGATGCAGTGTAAATCAAGGTTTTGTATTTACCGATTACATTACCGCACTTGAAAAAATATCTGATCACTGTGCAAACGTTGCTGCAGCTATTATTGAACTCAATGACGAAAATTATGATGTGCATCACGTTATGAGTAACAGACGAAACAATCCTGAATATAAAGAATTGTGCGTTGAATTCGGTAAAAAGTATATATTGCCGTTTTCAGTATCGTCAGAAGTTGAATAA
- a CDS encoding response regulator, protein MDLIYCVEDDEGIRDLITYAVKSAGFEAEGFESASDFEKRLGERLPSMVLLDIMLPDKDGIAILKDIRNNDTTKNVPVIMITAKGTESDKVKGFEYGADDYVTKPFGVMELISRIKAVLRRSGPQASSDIIEYKGIILDNQSRNVKVDGKDIAITFKEFELLKYLLKNKGTVVPREVLLEKIWGYHFEGESRTLDVHIGSLRHKLGEKGKCIETIRNVGYKI, encoded by the coding sequence ATGGATTTGATTTATTGCGTCGAAGATGATGAGGGAATAAGAGATTTAATAACGTATGCAGTGAAATCAGCAGGGTTTGAGGCAGAGGGCTTTGAAAGTGCCTCAGATTTTGAAAAACGACTTGGCGAGCGTTTGCCGTCAATGGTGCTTTTGGATATAATGCTGCCGGATAAAGACGGAATTGCTATACTGAAAGACATACGAAACAACGATACGACTAAAAATGTTCCTGTTATTATGATAACAGCCAAAGGTACTGAAAGTGACAAAGTCAAAGGCTTTGAATACGGAGCGGACGACTATGTAACAAAGCCTTTCGGCGTTATGGAACTTATTTCAAGAATTAAAGCAGTCCTTCGTAGGAGCGGTCCGCAAGCCAGTTCTGATATAATCGAATACAAGGGTATCATTTTGGACAACCAAAGCAGGAATGTAAAGGTTGACGGAAAGGATATTGCGATAACGTTTAAAGAATTTGAACTTCTTAAATATCTTCTGAAAAACAAAGGCACAGTTGTGCCGAGAGAGGTTTTGCTTGAAAAGATATGGGGTTATCACTTTGAGGGCGAAAGCAGAACGCTGGACGTTCATATAGGAAGTTTAAGACATAAACTCGGCGAAAAGGGTAAGTGTATCGAAACTATAAGAAATGTAGGATATAAGATATGA
- a CDS encoding sensor histidine kinase yields MRKAINGTLKILTISSVIVSMLLILVAYCTQYSIKEKSDLKSRTNILAQCLDGYDENSEINILTKMYDDVSDIRVTLIKSDGTVIYDNEADTTTMENHFERPEVKQAVTYGNGSSSRNSETIGEKIYYYAVKLNNGSILRMSQPTKVIMYMVLTIMPIVIIILICVIAVSFVSAKHLTKYILDPINEVDINNIGKAEIYDELKPFFARIANQNAEKEKTEKIRREFTANVSHELKTPLTTISGYAQMISNGMAKAEDIKEFGRKIEKESDRLLTLIDDIINLSNIDEQGSVENPENIDLSLVTEEAICVLEKAAKERGIQIYYTKIPTFIKGNVTLVSELVYNLLDNAIKYNKDNGKITVFVGESAKGVELSVKDTGIGIPPEDTERIFERFYRVDKSHSKKVGGTGLGLSIVKHVCACHNATIRVKSKVGKGTTIYVTFPNNVNN; encoded by the coding sequence ATGAGAAAAGCTATAAACGGCACGCTGAAAATTCTTACAATATCATCAGTTATAGTAAGTATGCTGCTTATTTTGGTGGCATATTGTACACAGTATTCGATAAAGGAAAAATCAGATTTAAAATCAAGAACAAATATATTGGCACAATGCTTAGACGGTTATGACGAAAACAGTGAAATTAATATATTAACCAAAATGTATGATGATGTATCCGATATTCGAGTGACGCTTATCAAATCAGACGGTACGGTTATTTATGATAACGAGGCGGATACAACTACAATGGAAAACCATTTTGAACGACCGGAAGTTAAACAAGCCGTTACATACGGAAACGGGAGCAGTAGCCGTAATTCCGAAACGATTGGTGAAAAAATATATTATTATGCCGTAAAATTGAATAACGGCAGTATATTAAGAATGTCACAGCCGACAAAAGTAATAATGTATATGGTTTTGACCATAATGCCGATAGTTATTATTATTTTAATATGCGTTATTGCTGTTTCGTTTGTGAGTGCAAAGCATTTGACGAAATATATTTTAGATCCGATTAATGAAGTGGATATAAATAATATAGGCAAGGCAGAGATATATGACGAGTTGAAACCGTTTTTTGCAAGAATAGCAAATCAAAATGCGGAAAAAGAAAAGACGGAAAAAATCAGACGTGAATTTACCGCAAACGTTTCGCACGAGCTTAAAACACCGCTTACAACCATTTCGGGATATGCACAAATGATAAGCAACGGTATGGCAAAGGCGGAGGACATCAAGGAGTTTGGCAGAAAGATAGAAAAAGAGTCCGACCGACTTCTTACTCTTATAGATGATATAATAAATCTATCAAATATTGACGAACAGGGAAGTGTTGAAAATCCGGAAAATATCGACCTTTCGCTGGTTACGGAAGAGGCGATATGTGTTCTTGAAAAAGCCGCAAAAGAACGAGGTATTCAGATTTATTATACGAAGATACCGACATTCATAAAAGGTAACGTGACATTGGTGAGTGAGCTTGTATATAACTTGCTTGACAATGCGATAAAGTATAATAAGGATAACGGAAAAATAACCGTATTTGTCGGCGAGTCGGCAAAGGGCGTGGAACTGTCCGTAAAGGATACGGGTATAGGAATACCGCCCGAAGATACGGAAAGAATATTTGAACGTTTTTATCGCGTTGATAAAAGCCACTCAAAAAAAGTCGGCGGTACAGGCTTGGGACTTTCAATAGTAAAGCACGTTTGTGCCTGCCATAATGCGACTATACGCGTAAAGAGCAAAGTCGGCAAAGGTACAACTATTTATGTTACGTTTCCGAATAACGTGAACAATTAA
- a CDS encoding MarR family winged helix-turn-helix transcriptional regulator encodes MKKKGIGFYFKRIDEIMSMAANAHLKKYDITCSQANILFYMLEKGKNVVMQKEIEQEFGLRHSTIIGLLKRMEKNNFVRVEVNPEDHRCRQVILFDKAFELGSEMKEHRKYMDSLITGALNDEEEKELKKLLTKVYEHMYQDNDKCEK; translated from the coding sequence GTGAAAAAGAAAGGTATAGGCTTTTATTTTAAGAGGATAGATGAGATTATGTCTATGGCGGCAAATGCACATCTGAAGAAATACGATATAACCTGTTCGCAGGCAAATATACTTTTTTATATGCTTGAAAAGGGCAAGAATGTTGTAATGCAAAAGGAGATTGAACAGGAATTTGGGTTAAGACATTCCACGATTATCGGACTTTTAAAGCGTATGGAGAAGAATAATTTTGTGCGTGTTGAGGTAAATCCGGAGGACCATAGATGCAGACAGGTTATTTTGTTTGACAAGGCTTTTGAGCTTGGCAGTGAAATGAAAGAACACAGAAAGTATATGGATTCGTTGATAACAGGTGCATTAAATGATGAGGAGGAAAAAGAACTCAAAAAACTTTTAACAAAGGTTTACGAACATATGTACCAAGACAATGATAAGTGTGAAAAATAG
- a CDS encoding ABC transporter ATP-binding protein, which translates to MIKTLLKSVREYKRDSILAPIFVTLEVIMEVVIPLLMAMLIDKGIDAGNMNYILKIGIALAISCVISLVFGALSGKFAASASAGFAKNLRKDMFYNVQNFSFSNIDKFSASSIVTRLTTDITNVQNAYQMIVRIAVRGPIMIIFSLIMAFGINHKLSLVFLLAIPVLGGGLYFIMTHAHPIFERVFKIYDKLNNVVQENLRGIRVVKSFVREDFEEKKFKNVSEDIYDDFVKAEKLLAFNAPLMQFAAYGCMLFISWFGAKLIVASTMTTGELTSLIAYTMQILMNLMMLSMVFVMITMARASSERIVEILDEKSDLTNPENPVYEIKNGDISFRNVNFGYSKKKRKLCLKNINLDIKSGETVGIIGGTGSSKSSLVQLIPRLYDTTDGEVIVGDRNVKEYDIESLRDEVAMVLQKNVLFSGTIKENLRWGNDHATDEEIERVCKLAQADEFIQTFPDKYDTYIEQGGSNVSGGQKQRLCIARALLKKPKILILDDSTSAVDTKTDASIRRAFREEIPNTTKIIIAQRISSVEDADKIIVMDNGEINGIGTHEELLKNNEIYKEVYNSQVKGGGDDE; encoded by the coding sequence ATGATAAAGACATTATTAAAAAGTGTAAGAGAGTATAAACGTGATTCGATTCTTGCACCGATTTTTGTTACTCTTGAAGTTATTATGGAAGTTGTAATACCGCTTCTTATGGCTATGCTTATTGACAAGGGTATTGACGCTGGAAATATGAATTACATATTGAAAATAGGTATCGCCCTTGCAATTTCATGTGTAATTTCATTGGTTTTCGGTGCATTGTCGGGTAAATTTGCGGCGAGTGCATCGGCAGGTTTTGCGAAGAATTTGAGAAAGGATATGTTCTATAATGTACAGAACTTCTCATTTTCAAATATTGATAAATTCTCTGCATCAAGTATCGTAACAAGACTTACAACTGATATAACGAACGTACAAAATGCTTATCAGATGATAGTCAGAATTGCGGTAAGAGGTCCGATAATGATTATATTCTCGCTTATTATGGCGTTTGGTATAAATCATAAACTTTCACTTGTATTCTTGCTTGCAATTCCTGTTTTGGGCGGCGGATTGTATTTTATAATGACTCACGCACACCCGATATTTGAACGAGTATTCAAGATATACGATAAACTTAACAACGTTGTACAGGAAAATTTGAGAGGTATAAGAGTTGTTAAATCATTTGTAAGAGAAGATTTCGAAGAAAAGAAATTTAAAAACGTTTCTGAAGATATATACGATGACTTTGTAAAAGCCGAAAAACTTTTGGCATTTAACGCACCGCTTATGCAGTTCGCGGCATACGGCTGTATGCTTTTCATATCGTGGTTCGGTGCAAAGCTTATCGTTGCGTCAACTATGACAACAGGTGAGCTTACAAGCCTTATTGCATATACAATGCAAATTCTTATGAACCTTATGATGCTTTCAATGGTGTTCGTAATGATTACAATGGCAAGAGCGTCATCTGAAAGAATCGTCGAAATACTTGACGAAAAGAGCGATCTTACAAATCCTGAAAATCCTGTATATGAAATTAAAAACGGCGATATTTCATTCAGAAATGTAAACTTCGGATATTCAAAGAAAAAGAGAAAACTCTGCCTTAAGAATATAAATCTTGATATTAAATCGGGTGAAACTGTCGGAATTATAGGCGGTACGGGAAGTTCAAAGTCAAGCCTTGTACAGCTTATCCCAAGACTTTACGATACAACCGACGGTGAAGTGATTGTCGGTGACAGAAACGTAAAGGAATATGATATTGAGTCATTGCGTGACGAGGTTGCAATGGTACTTCAGAAAAATGTGTTGTTCTCCGGAACAATCAAAGAAAACTTGCGTTGGGGTAATGACCACGCAACAGATGAAGAAATCGAAAGAGTATGTAAGCTTGCACAAGCCGATGAATTTATTCAGACATTCCCTGATAAGTATGATACTTATATCGAACAGGGCGGTTCAAATGTATCGGGAGGTCAGAAACAAAGACTTTGTATCGCAAGAGCTTTGTTAAAGAAACCGAAAATCCTTATTTTGGACGACAGTACAAGTGCGGTTGATACAAAGACAGATGCAAGTATCAGACGTGCGTTCCGTGAAGAAATACCGAACACGACAAAGATTATTATTGCACAGAGAATTTCATCTGTCGAAGACGCAGATAAGATAATTGTTATGGATAACGGTGAAATAAACGGAATAGGTACTCATGAGGAACTTTTGAAGAACAACGAAATATATAAGGAAGTATATAATTCACAGGTGAAAGGAGGCGGTGACGATGAATAA
- a CDS encoding ABC transporter ATP-binding protein codes for MNKHGAQNTGKTIKRILSYMKEYKFRFIFVLICILLSAVANVAGSMFIGTLIDDYITPLLGSTNPVFTGLLKAICVMGIVYLVGILATLFYNRTMVSIAQGVLKKIRDDMFTHMQKLPIKYFDTHTHGDIMSYYTNDTDTLRQMMAQSIPQMFSSAVTIISVVVAMFISNVYLAIFVLVFATCMMFVIKKIAGASGRFFVKQQQSIGKVNGYIEEMINGQKVVKVFCHEEHSKEDFDKINEELCENATEANKYANILMPIMANLGNLQYVLIAIIGGALALNGVAGLTLGVIASFLQLSKSFTMPINQISQQLNSIVMALAGAERIFNLMDEEVEQDNGDVTLVNVKYDRNDNIVETEEKTYMWAWKEVQKDGSVKYTRLTGEVKFFDVDFGYNPEKIVLHDITLYADHGEKVAFVGATGAGKTTITNLINRFYDIADGTITYDGININRIKKKDLRRSLGIVLQDTNLFTGTIKENIRYGNLDATDEEVYAAARLANADEFINMLPDGYDTVISGDGGSLSQGQRQLLSIARAAVADPPVMILDEATSSIDTRTEAIVQRGMDALMTGRTVFVIAHRLSTVRNSDVIMVLELGRIIERGNHEQLIAQKGKYYQLYTGAFELE; via the coding sequence ATGAATAAACACGGTGCACAAAATACCGGTAAGACAATCAAACGTATTCTTTCATATATGAAGGAATACAAATTCAGATTTATCTTTGTATTGATATGTATATTGCTGAGTGCCGTTGCAAACGTTGCCGGCTCAATGTTTATCGGTACGCTTATCGATGACTATATAACACCGCTTTTGGGCAGTACAAACCCTGTATTCACGGGCTTGCTTAAAGCAATCTGCGTAATGGGTATTGTGTATTTAGTGGGAATACTTGCTACATTGTTTTATAACAGAACAATGGTATCAATCGCACAAGGTGTGTTAAAGAAAATTCGTGACGATATGTTTACTCATATGCAGAAATTGCCGATTAAGTATTTCGATACACATACTCACGGCGATATAATGAGTTACTACACAAACGATACAGATACTCTAAGACAGATGATGGCACAGAGTATTCCGCAGATGTTTTCGTCGGCGGTTACAATTATATCGGTAGTCGTTGCGATGTTTATATCGAATGTTTATCTTGCAATATTTGTGTTGGTGTTTGCGACCTGTATGATGTTTGTAATAAAGAAAATTGCAGGAGCGAGCGGAAGATTTTTTGTAAAACAACAGCAGTCCATCGGTAAGGTAAACGGTTATATCGAAGAAATGATTAACGGTCAGAAGGTCGTTAAGGTGTTCTGTCACGAAGAACATTCAAAAGAAGATTTTGATAAGATTAACGAAGAGCTTTGTGAAAACGCAACAGAGGCTAATAAATACGCAAATATCCTAATGCCGATTATGGCTAATTTAGGTAACCTGCAGTATGTGCTTATAGCTATTATCGGCGGTGCACTTGCACTAAACGGAGTTGCGGGACTTACACTTGGCGTTATAGCGTCATTTCTGCAACTTTCAAAATCATTTACAATGCCGATAAACCAAATATCGCAACAGCTTAACTCAATCGTTATGGCACTTGCCGGAGCGGAAAGAATATTCAATCTTATGGATGAAGAAGTAGAACAGGACAACGGCGATGTTACACTTGTCAATGTTAAGTACGACAGAAACGACAATATAGTTGAAACGGAAGAAAAGACATATATGTGGGCTTGGAAAGAAGTTCAAAAGGACGGCAGTGTTAAATACACACGTCTTACGGGTGAAGTTAAATTCTTTGATGTTGATTTCGGATATAATCCCGAAAAAATCGTACTGCATGATATAACATTGTATGCCGACCACGGCGAAAAGGTTGCGTTTGTCGGTGCGACAGGTGCGGGTAAAACTACAATTACCAACCTTATAAATCGTTTCTATGATATTGCCGACGGTACGATAACTTATGACGGAATTAATATTAACCGTATCAAAAAGAAAGATTTAAGACGTTCGCTCGGTATCGTTTTACAGGATACAAACTTGTTTACGGGTACAATTAAGGAAAATATCCGATACGGTAATCTTGACGCAACGGACGAAGAAGTTTATGCAGCGGCAAGACTTGCGAATGCGGATGAGTTTATAAATATGTTGCCTGACGGATACGATACAGTTATTTCGGGTGACGGCGGCAGCTTGTCGCAAGGTCAAAGACAGCTTTTGTCAATCGCAAGAGCGGCAGTTGCAGACCCTCCTGTAATGATACTTGACGAGGCAACTTCAAGTATTGATACAAGAACAGAGGCGATAGTTCAAAGAGGTATGGACGCACTTATGACGGGACGTACAGTATTTGTTATCGCACACAGACTTTCAACGGTAAGAAATTCAGATGTAATTATGGTGCTTGAACTCGGAAGAATTATCGAACGCGGTAATCACGAACAGCTTATTGCACAAAAAGGTAAGTATTATCAACTTTACACAGGTGCATTTGAACTTGAATGA